In Hemibagrus wyckioides isolate EC202008001 linkage group LG21, SWU_Hwy_1.0, whole genome shotgun sequence, the following proteins share a genomic window:
- the LOC131342253 gene encoding olfactory receptor class A-like protein 4, producing the protein MAEVLTLDAILFGFLVFSGILGNILVIYTVVLCSMESSSHHMPPSDLILLNLSLANLLTSLFRTVPIFISDLGLEVYLDTNWCRVFMLLWVWWRSVGCWTTLALSIFHYTTLRRKHVAIGPLAQQKDRRRVILALGFVWGGNLVFSLPAAIYSKHVSGNATSEIMVISCSTRPLLGCMWEFPSKKEGTAFASTSLALNEVLPMLLMVSTNLATLRALVKHIRMVTASVESGAAHVHMERKAGHVIMTLVVLFIVSWVLQVAAVTYYNYNGGVHAKGLLTVSQFSASVFVGFSPMVVALGHGKLRKRISVMVQELGIWVGCRTTKSEDNKKKKKTLESSTISYKQDTQTKKVTM; encoded by the exons ATGGCTGAAGTGCTCACCTTAGATGCCATCTTGTTTGGCTTTCTGGTCTTCTCTGGAATTCTGGGAAATATCCTGGTCATCTACACG gtGGTACTGTGTTCCATGGAGAGTTCATCTCACCACATGCCTCCGTCTGACCTCATCCTGCTCAACCTATCGCTCGCTAACCTGCTGACCTCACTGTTCCGCACCGTACCCATCTTCATCTCAGACCTGGGGCTGGAGGTGTATCTGGACACAAACTGGTGCCGAGTGTTCATGCTGCTGTGGGTGTGGTGGCGCTCCGTGGGCTGCTGGACCACGCTGGCCCTCAGCATCTTCCACTACACCACGCTGAGGCGCAAGCACGTGGCCATAGGTCCGCTAGCGCAACAGAAGGACCGCAGACGCGTGATTCTGGCACTGGGATTCGTCTGGGGGGGAAACCTGGTGTTTTCTCTACCGGCCGCCATCTACAGCAAACACGTGAGTGGAAACGCCACCTCCGAGATCATGGTGATCAGCTGCAGCACTCGCCCGCTGCTCGGCTGCATGTGGGAATTCCCCTCcaaaaaggaaggaacagcCTTCGCCTCCACCTCACTCGCCCTCAACGAG GTGCTGCCTATGCTGCTGATGGTGAGTACTAACCTGGCGACTCTCCGGGCGCTGGTGAAACACATCCGCATGGTGACGGCGAGCGTGGAGAGCGGAGCGGCTCATGTGCACATGGAGCGGAAGGCGGGTCATGTGATCATGACTCTGGTGGTTCTGTTCATTGTGAGTTGGGTGTTGCAGGTGGCCGCCGTGACGTATTACAACTACAACGGTGGCGTGCATGCCAAGGGCCTGCTGACTGTCTCGCAGTTCTCCGCCTCCGTCTTCGTGGGCTTCAGCCCCATGGTGGTGGCGCTCGGCCACGGAAAACTACGCAAGAGAATCTCAGTCATGGTGCAGGAGCTGGGCATCTGGGTGGGCTGCAGGACCACCAAGAGCGAAgacaataagaagaagaagaaaactctGGAGAGCTCCACCATCTCGTACAAACAAGACACGCAAACAAAGAAAGTGACCATGTGA
- the fndc10 gene encoding fibronectin type III domain-containing protein 10 translates to MRSPRSSLAISCLSVLLCCWTGASAWQTRDVSNNNSHSLTKVTSPDVRSRDREFEPKQQESGTNSSGSSDSLQEESVCAYRVLERGEDSRLCFRHARVNFTCPSSTCRQVRSPGGHLLANLLSNSTVLLQWTYPMVHEKSEHIVVSSEIPTEPVTRSPPAAPKSPGAGQQEPQGGFRMRCWWNGSYTQFECASVHLASGCRDYLLSDLHENVPYRICLQPAVWDGPGECVEFSVSPTGMQDIVIAMMTVGGAICVMLVIICLLVAYITENIMSPNVQHTHTTQQHSRRSHNTYL, encoded by the coding sequence ATGAGGAGCCCCCGGAGCTCGCTGGCCATCTCTTGTCTCTCCGTGCTGCTCTGCTGCTGGACCGGAGCGAGCGCCTGGCAGACCCGTGACGTCAGTAATAACAATTCTCACAGCCTGACAAAAGTCACGTCACCTGACGTCagaagcagagacagagagtttgaGCCGAAGCAGCAGGAGAGCGGGACAAACTCGAGCGGCAGCAGCGACTCGCTccaggaggagagtgtgtgtgcgtaccGTGTCCTGGAGAGAGGCGAGGACAGCCGGCTATGCTTCCGACACGCTCGGGTCAACTTCACCTGTCCCAGCAGCACCTGCAGGCAGGTCAGGTCACCTGGAGGTCACCTGCTCGCCAACCTGCTCTCCAACAGCACTGTGCTGCTCCAGTGGACTTACCCCATGGTGCACGAAAAATCAGAACACATTGTAGTCAGCTCAGAGATCCCTACAGAACCTGTGACAAGGTCTCCACCTGCCGCACCAAAGAGCCCTGGTGCGGGGCAGCAGGAGCCTCAGGGGGGCTTCAGGATGAGGTGCTGGTGGAACGGCAGCTACACTCAGTTCGAGTGTGCCAGCGTGCACCTGGCCAGCGGCTGCAGGGACTATCTACTGAGCGACCTGCATGAGAACGTGCCCTACCGGATCTGCCTACAGCCGGCGGTTTGGGACGGGCCCGGcgagtgtgtggagttcagTGTGTCTCCCACGGGGATGCAGGACATCGTGATCGCCATGATGACGGTGGGCGGAGCCATCTGCGTGATGCTCGTCATCATCTGCCTGCTGGTGGCCTACATCACCGAGAACATCATGAGTCCCAAcgtgcagcacacacacaccacgcagcAGCACTCTCGCCgttcacacaacacatacctctga
- the tmem240b gene encoding transmembrane protein 240 isoform X1, whose protein sequence is MIFMAVGAALVMVIARCVDMNALLDRFHNYILPHVRGPERVCHCTCGRHRVQYVIPYEGSSSPDRDLPAGGSSVTKQEVDLVLGLLLGFCISWVLLWLDRTLHRVLLAWRTHPQKDVWRSWKWVTRMCNVQELRRRLQQRRNNSGGDNNVVHVKHKHYHNGHLSPRRL, encoded by the exons ATGATCTTTATGGCCGTCGGCGCTGCTTTGGTGATG GTGATAGCGCGCTGTGTGGACATGAACGCGCTGCTCGATCGCTTCCACAACTACATCCTTCCCCATGTGCGAGGGCCGGAGCGGGTGTGTCACTGCACCTGTGGcag ACACCGGGTGCAGTACGTCATCCCGTACGAGGGTTCAAGCTCGCCGGATCGGGACCttccagcagggggcagcagtGTGACTAAGCAGGAGGTGGACCTGGTTCTTGGGCTGCTGCTGGGCTTCTGTATCAGCTGGGTTCTGCTCTGGCTGGACAGGACCCTGCACCGGGTTCTGCTGGCTTGGAGAACCCACCCACAGAAAG ACGTGTGGAGGTCGTGGAAGTGGGTGACGAGAATGTGTAACGTCCAGGAGCTCCGCAGGCGGCTGCAGCAGCGCAGGAACAACAGCGGAGGGGATAACAACGTGGTACAcgtcaaacacaaacactaccaCAACGGGCACCTGAGCCCACGCAGACTCTaa
- the tmem240b gene encoding transmembrane protein 240 isoform X2 — MNALLDRFHNYILPHVRGPERVCHCTCGRHRVQYVIPYEGSSSPDRDLPAGGSSVTKQEVDLVLGLLLGFCISWVLLWLDRTLHRVLLAWRTHPQKDVWRSWKWVTRMCNVQELRRRLQQRRNNSGGDNNVVHVKHKHYHNGHLSPRRL, encoded by the exons ATGAACGCGCTGCTCGATCGCTTCCACAACTACATCCTTCCCCATGTGCGAGGGCCGGAGCGGGTGTGTCACTGCACCTGTGGcag ACACCGGGTGCAGTACGTCATCCCGTACGAGGGTTCAAGCTCGCCGGATCGGGACCttccagcagggggcagcagtGTGACTAAGCAGGAGGTGGACCTGGTTCTTGGGCTGCTGCTGGGCTTCTGTATCAGCTGGGTTCTGCTCTGGCTGGACAGGACCCTGCACCGGGTTCTGCTGGCTTGGAGAACCCACCCACAGAAAG ACGTGTGGAGGTCGTGGAAGTGGGTGACGAGAATGTGTAACGTCCAGGAGCTCCGCAGGCGGCTGCAGCAGCGCAGGAACAACAGCGGAGGGGATAACAACGTGGTACAcgtcaaacacaaacactaccaCAACGGGCACCTGAGCCCACGCAGACTCTaa
- the ssu72 gene encoding RNA polymerase II subunit A C-terminal domain phosphatase SSU72, whose translation MPSHPLRVAVVCSSNQNRSMEAHNILSKRGFDVRSFGTGSHVKLPGPTPDKPNVYDFKTTYEQMYSDLVRKDKELYTQNGILHMLERNKRIKTRPERFQNCKDQFDLVITCEERVYDQVLEDLNSREQETFQPVHVINVDIQDNHEEATLGAFLICELCQCIQHTDDMENDIDELLQEFEEKSSRPFLHTVCFY comes from the exons ATGCCAAGCCATCCGCTTCGCGTAGCGGTGGTGTGCTCGAGTAACCAGAACCGCAGCATGGAAGCACACAACATCCTCAG CAAGCGCGGTTTCGATGTGCGATCTTTCGGCACCGGAAGCCACGTGAAACTCCCAGGACCCACTCCAGACAAGCCTAATGTGTATGACTTCAAAACCACTTACGAACAGATGTACAGCGATCTGGTCCGAAAGGACAAGGAACt ATATACACAGAATGGCATCCTGCACATGCTGGAGCGCAACAAGCGCATCAAGACCAGACCTGAACGCTTCCAGAACTGTAAGGACCAGTTTGACCTGGTGATCACCTGCGAGGAGAGAGTGTACGACCAGGTGCTggagg ACCTGAATTCCCGTGAACAGGAGACGTTCCAGCCGGTGCACGTCATCAACGTGGACATCCAGGACAATCATGAGGAAGCCACACTCGGAGCTTTCCTCATCTGTgagctgtgtcagtgt atTCAGCACACTGATGATATGGAGAATGATATCGATGAGCTGCTGCAGGAGTTTGAGGAGAAAAGCAGCCGTCCGTTCCTTCACACCGTCTGCTTCTACTGA